From a single Granulicella aggregans genomic region:
- a CDS encoding Ig-like domain repeat protein: MSLSTSPEFASPSSPWCTFRVRIAAKIFSFLLLAACCLSASAQRTIQVPADYAKIQDAIGAAVDGDTVLIAPGTYYENLDFLGKAITVTSSAGPTTTIVNGSFKAPVVTFQSQETRASILSNLTLEYGSTTFDYKGNPSTTGGVYVGPQASPTILNNVLTTNSCAGVYSNSGNPLIQGNEITQTLFSAAFICLPPGGPAISLNGGSYATPFKDLTPVVIGNTIEENNAPEAVSATGIYIFGGTSAIIENNIIRNNLSGGIGAAFSMNDPSSGGGGSANTAGVLLFLQNLVYGNKATKGDGGLRLFFNSAGATPALSLIANNTISNNTGFLSASSATLPSSTQVDLQQALSPVSLVNNIILGSGSMPAVNCVSTKGFDNPTPPVLDTNDIFNGTGAALGGSCDGLGDLSFNPRFTDASTGDFHLLPVSAAIDAGKNSVLYLQTKDLEGNTRPVDATGQGYPIVDLGAYEAQGTVDANPTTITLTPSSISVNAGTTIDLVAQLHSANGVPTGTVAFLEDEKPLGSAMIAGDGSASVTTPLLTPGVHLFTASYAGEGEFTPAIPVKVYVFVGKYTPTINLTSDINPSTFGQTVTFTITVRTPDHAVLKPIVLDDVTGIQITLDEPTPDANGNALSKISNLSVGIHHLVAIFPGDESHVSVEAAYTQEVKPGLTSSLAFNCTPNPAGSDQSINLAAMVTGSSGTPAGTVNVTFNGNAYATLVLNGTGSASGIFPPLPIGTDTLFATYATTNGYALSSSACLIDVHLATSITHLSANPSPSPLGKPVTLTAAITGSDGTTSLTGGSVAFSSSLGGPLGSFSVNAAGTAQSTLSNLPAGQQQITATFSGVASHGPSSATIPLDITLGDDALSLSTTPPRTTSFQPVTLKAQFQTDPVSSRVAGDTILFTANGNSLGSAVTDANGNASLVTTALTTGTYSLGASFAGNSSYAASTAASVSEIIDPAPTAITLTSSSATAFHSQPVTLTATVTAPGTTAIPTGTITITDTSTSAVLASQSVSAQGTVSAAISSLAIGSHTLAATYTPLNQVFAPSSPSTPATVTIEPQDFTVAAAETSITIKTEYHADVDLMVTSLGGLSDTIALSCGNLPAYVTCRFAPSAATLKLDAPTPVTLTLDTDALQDFRSDRSATGNRPFGPAAPVAFCSLLFFFLPRIRHRVRLLGLVAMFALFLSTGCSAHLPAHTAPGTYRVTVNGYSPVLNQSRSFDLTVVVTE; the protein is encoded by the coding sequence TTGAGCCTCTCTACCTCTCCTGAATTCGCGAGCCCTTCGTCGCCGTGGTGTACGTTTCGCGTACGGATTGCCGCAAAGATCTTCAGCTTCCTTCTGCTCGCTGCCTGTTGCTTGTCAGCGTCGGCTCAGAGGACGATTCAGGTACCGGCCGACTACGCAAAGATCCAGGATGCGATCGGCGCTGCGGTCGACGGCGACACGGTGCTCATCGCCCCCGGCACCTACTACGAGAACCTCGACTTCTTAGGCAAGGCAATCACGGTTACAAGCTCGGCTGGTCCGACGACAACGATCGTCAACGGCTCGTTCAAGGCTCCCGTTGTCACCTTCCAGTCTCAGGAGACACGCGCGAGCATTCTCTCGAACCTGACGCTCGAGTACGGCAGCACTACCTTTGACTACAAGGGCAATCCCAGCACTACGGGCGGAGTGTATGTTGGGCCGCAGGCCAGCCCCACGATCCTGAACAACGTGTTGACCACGAACAGCTGTGCGGGCGTGTACTCGAACTCCGGCAACCCGCTCATCCAGGGCAACGAGATTACGCAGACGCTGTTCAGTGCGGCGTTTATCTGTCTGCCACCTGGCGGCCCGGCGATCTCGCTGAATGGCGGATCGTACGCGACTCCCTTCAAGGACCTCACGCCGGTGGTGATCGGGAACACGATCGAGGAGAACAACGCTCCGGAGGCAGTCTCCGCCACCGGCATCTATATCTTCGGCGGCACATCGGCCATCATCGAGAACAACATCATTCGCAACAACCTGAGCGGTGGCATCGGCGCTGCGTTCTCGATGAACGACCCGTCGAGTGGGGGAGGTGGGTCGGCGAACACCGCAGGAGTCCTGCTCTTTCTCCAGAACCTCGTCTACGGCAACAAGGCCACTAAAGGAGACGGAGGCCTCAGACTCTTCTTCAATTCTGCTGGAGCCACGCCCGCTCTTTCGCTCATCGCCAACAACACGATCTCGAACAACACGGGCTTCCTGTCCGCGAGCTCGGCGACTTTGCCCTCGTCGACGCAGGTCGATCTGCAACAGGCGCTATCGCCGGTGAGCCTGGTCAACAACATCATCCTTGGCTCGGGATCTATGCCGGCGGTGAACTGCGTCAGCACCAAGGGATTCGACAATCCGACGCCGCCGGTGCTGGACACCAACGACATCTTCAACGGCACAGGTGCCGCGCTTGGCGGTAGCTGCGATGGGCTTGGAGATCTCTCCTTCAACCCAAGGTTCACCGATGCGAGCACCGGCGACTTCCACCTGCTGCCGGTCTCCGCCGCGATCGACGCCGGCAAGAACAGCGTCCTGTATCTCCAGACGAAGGACCTTGAAGGCAACACCCGGCCTGTCGACGCCACCGGGCAGGGATATCCCATCGTCGATCTTGGAGCGTACGAGGCGCAGGGAACAGTCGACGCGAATCCAACGACCATTACTCTTACGCCCTCGAGTATCTCTGTCAACGCTGGCACGACTATCGATCTTGTCGCGCAGCTCCACTCCGCAAACGGCGTACCCACGGGCACTGTGGCTTTCCTTGAAGACGAGAAGCCGCTGGGCTCTGCAATGATCGCCGGGGATGGCTCCGCGTCGGTGACAACGCCTCTGCTTACACCCGGGGTTCATCTCTTCACCGCCAGCTACGCGGGAGAGGGAGAGTTCACCCCGGCTATCCCCGTCAAGGTCTATGTCTTCGTCGGCAAGTACACCCCCACGATCAATCTCACCTCCGACATCAACCCCTCGACCTTTGGCCAGACCGTGACCTTCACCATCACGGTCCGCACACCGGACCATGCAGTCTTGAAGCCCATCGTTCTTGACGACGTTACCGGAATCCAAATAACCCTCGACGAACCGACTCCGGACGCCAACGGCAATGCCTTGTCAAAGATAAGCAATCTCTCCGTAGGGATTCATCATCTCGTCGCGATCTTTCCCGGTGACGAATCGCACGTTTCAGTCGAAGCAGCCTATACCCAGGAGGTCAAGCCCGGCCTGACCTCCAGCCTCGCGTTCAACTGCACGCCCAATCCAGCGGGCTCAGATCAGTCCATCAACCTTGCCGCCATGGTCACGGGCTCAAGCGGTACGCCGGCCGGCACCGTCAACGTCACCTTCAATGGGAACGCCTACGCCACTCTGGTGCTGAACGGAACGGGCTCTGCCTCCGGCATCTTTCCTCCACTGCCTATCGGCACCGATACGCTTTTCGCCACCTACGCGACCACCAACGGCTACGCTCTCAGTTCCTCCGCGTGCCTGATCGATGTGCACCTGGCAACGAGCATCACCCATCTCTCCGCCAACCCCTCACCGTCGCCGCTGGGCAAGCCGGTTACGCTGACTGCGGCGATCACTGGAAGTGACGGAACGACCAGCCTGACCGGCGGCTCGGTTGCGTTCTCTTCGTCGCTCGGCGGCCCGCTGGGGAGCTTCTCCGTCAACGCCGCTGGCACTGCGCAGTCGACGCTGTCGAACCTGCCTGCGGGTCAGCAACAGATCACGGCAACGTTCTCCGGAGTCGCCAGTCACGGCCCCAGCTCGGCCACGATTCCGCTCGACATTACGCTCGGCGACGACGCGCTCAGTCTCTCGACGACGCCGCCTCGCACGACGAGCTTTCAGCCGGTCACGTTGAAGGCGCAGTTCCAGACCGACCCTGTCTCCAGTCGCGTCGCTGGAGACACAATCCTGTTCACCGCCAATGGCAACAGCCTGGGCTCCGCGGTGACTGATGCGAATGGCAACGCAAGCCTGGTCACCACCGCGCTCACGACCGGCACCTATAGCCTGGGCGCGAGCTTTGCCGGAAACTCTTCCTATGCCGCATCTACCGCTGCGTCGGTGAGCGAGATCATCGATCCGGCACCTACAGCGATCACTCTCACCTCAAGCTCCGCGACCGCCTTTCACTCGCAACCGGTCACACTTACTGCGACGGTGACAGCCCCCGGAACTACCGCGATCCCAACAGGAACAATCACCATCACGGACACGAGCACTTCGGCTGTACTTGCAAGCCAGTCTGTCAGTGCGCAGGGAACGGTCAGCGCAGCGATCTCTTCGCTTGCCATCGGCTCGCACACGCTTGCGGCGACTTATACTCCGCTCAACCAGGTCTTCGCTCCGTCCTCGCCCTCTACGCCAGCGACGGTGACGATCGAGCCACAGGACTTCACGGTTGCCGCCGCGGAGACCTCGATCACCATCAAGACCGAGTACCATGCGGACGTCGATCTGATGGTCACTTCGCTCGGAGGCTTGAGTGACACCATCGCCCTGAGCTGCGGCAATCTGCCTGCTTACGTCACCTGCAGGTTCGCGCCATCCGCAGCTACGCTGAAGCTGGACGCGCCCACTCCTGTGACGCTCACCCTCGATACCGACGCGCTTCAGGACTTTCGCAGCGACCGTTCTGCTACAGGGAACCGGCCCTTCGGCCCAGCAGCGCCGGTTGCGTTCTGCTCTTTGCTGTTCTTCTTCCTGCCGCGCATCCGCCATCGCGTGCGACTTCTCGGCCTGGTCGCCATGTTTGCGCTGTTCTTGTCGACGGGATGCTCGGCGCATCTACCGGCGCACACGGCACCCGGAACGTATCGCGTTACGGTCAACGGATACTCTCCCGTCCTCAATCAGAGCCGGAGTTTTGACCTTACTGTTGTCGTGACGGAGTAA
- a CDS encoding response regulator, with protein sequence MIAFEAVHTATLKVLIVDDHPMVREGLAGIFARYNISVTGLAANGQAAIEMFQAEKPDVVLLDLRLPDQSGIEVLRTLLALDPLTRVVMLTSAQGDASVYEAISAGACGYLLKGIEGGALAEQLRRVVAGGKALPAETTEKLATYIGSRKLSEREVEVLTLISRGKSNKEAAQLLFITEDTVKMHVKNILQKLQASDRTQAVVIALQRGFLNL encoded by the coding sequence ATGATAGCGTTTGAAGCTGTGCATACGGCAACGCTGAAGGTACTGATCGTCGACGACCACCCGATGGTGCGAGAGGGCCTTGCAGGCATCTTCGCGCGATACAACATCAGCGTGACCGGGCTTGCGGCCAATGGACAAGCGGCCATCGAGATGTTCCAGGCGGAGAAGCCGGATGTGGTGCTGCTGGACCTGCGGCTCCCGGACCAGAGCGGCATTGAAGTATTGCGAACGCTGCTCGCGCTCGATCCACTGACGCGAGTGGTGATGCTGACCTCGGCGCAGGGCGATGCATCGGTGTATGAAGCAATCAGCGCGGGTGCGTGCGGATATCTTCTGAAAGGGATCGAGGGCGGGGCGCTGGCCGAGCAATTGCGTCGTGTCGTCGCAGGTGGAAAGGCCCTGCCTGCTGAGACCACGGAGAAGTTGGCGACCTACATCGGATCGCGCAAGCTGAGTGAACGCGAGGTCGAGGTTCTCACGTTGATCTCGCGAGGCAAGAGCAACAAGGAAGCCGCTCAACTCCTGTTCATCACGGAAGACACCGTAAAGATGCACGTGAAGAACATCCTGCAGAAGCTGCAGGCCAGCGACAGGACGCAGGCCGTCGTGATCGCACTGCAGCGCGGCTTCCTGAATCTATAG